In Labrus mixtus chromosome 11, fLabMix1.1, whole genome shotgun sequence, a single window of DNA contains:
- the LOC132983252 gene encoding N-acetylglucosamine-1-phosphodiester alpha-N-acetylglucosaminidase-like isoform X3, with product MAFVHDPLKTVSVLEPGGPGGCGRSHRVTVQETAEAAGCLYALNAGFFNTSTDGCLGNVVSDGKLVRDSQGVQNAQFGIKKDGSLVFGFLSQEDVLDQSNPFVQLVSGVMWLLRNGEVYINQSLQAKCDKLVDQEVFRDFVDVLSARTAVGHDAQGNLVLFHVDGQTNERGMNLWEVAEFLKTNGVINAINLDGGGSSSFVINGTLASYPADKCKSDSRWRCARPVSTILCVHRRRCKPEKCSKNGKCVDGRCRCQEGWQGDACDSLTCQPAACSPHGVCTPGGCVCDSGWRGMNCSEECLPGFYGIGCRQTCICFNGASCNHVHGSCMCPPGFHSNFCEQVCPPGFFGVSCAERCQCDDRCSCNPLTGNCVFNIDDRLNKGRCLEKQLFTSWQDVYRDRPSQTNQTWLIVTVTLALFLLIRLAVHLLRASRRWFLFSYFPLSNISRQTPLAAVIQSL from the exons ATGGCGTTCGTTCACGACCCGCTGAAGACCGTGTCGGTGTTGGAGCCGGGAGGGCCGGGCGGCTGTGGGAGGAGCCACAGGGTGACGGTGCAGGAGACGGCGGAGGCTGCCGGGTGTCTGTACGCTCTGAACGCCGGCTTCTTCAACACCTCGACCGACGGTTGTCTTGGCAACGTGGTGAGCGACGGTAAACTGGTGAGGGACAGCCAGGGGGTGCAGAACGCCCAGTTTGGCATCAAGAAGGACGGCAGCCTCGTGTTTGG GTTTCTGTCCCAGGAAGATGTGTTGGACCAGTCGAACCCGTTTGTGCAGCTGGTCAGCGGTGTGATGTGGCTGCTGAGGAACGGGGAGGTTTACATCAACCAGAGCCTGCAGGCCAAGTGTGACAAACTGGTGGACCAGG AGGTGTTCAGGGATTTTGTGGATGTGCTGTCAGCGAGGACGGCGGTGGGTCACGACGCCCAGGGCAACCTGGTCCTGTTTCATGTGGACGGACAGACCAACGAACGAGG CATGAATCTCTGGGAGGTGGCAGAGTTCCTGAAGACAAACGGCGTAATCAATGCCATCAATCTGGACGGAGGCGGGTCTTCCAGTTTTGTTATCAACGGCACGTTGGCCAGCTACCCGGCGGACAAATG TAAATCTGACAGCAGGTGGCGCTGTGCTCGGCCTGTCTCCACCATCCTATGTGTTCACCGGCGGCGCTGCAAGCCGGAAAAATGCAGCAAAAACGGAAAGTGTGTGGACGGACGCTGTCGGTGTCAGGAGGGCTGGCAGGGAGACGCCTGTGACTCTCTAACGTGTCAGCCTGCAGCATGCAGTCCTCACGGCGTCTGCACACCGG gtgggtgtgtctgtgattcTGGATGGAGAGGAATGAACTGCAGCGAAG AGTGCCTACCAGGTTTCTACGGCATCGGCTGCAGACAGACCTGCATCTGCTTCAACGGAGCTTCCTGTAACCACGTCCATGGAAGCTGCATGTGTCCTCCTGGTTTCCACAGCAACTTCTGTGAACAAG tgtgtcctCCAGGTTTCTTCGGTGTGTCCTGCGCTGAGAGGTGTCAGTGTGACGATCGGTGCTCCTGTAACCCGCTGACAGGAAACTGTGTCTTCAACATCGACGACAGATTAAACAAAG GTCGATGTTTGGAGAAACAGTTGTTTACATCATGGCAGGACGTTTACAGAGACAGACCTTCTCAGACAAA TCAAACGTGGCTGATAGTCACCGTCACTCTGGCTCTCTTTCTGTTGATCCGACTGGCTGTTCACCTCCTGCGGGCGAGTCGGAGGTGGTTCCTCTTCAGTTACTTTCCCCTGAGCAACATCAGCAGACAGACGCCGCTCGCTGCAGTTATACAGAGTCTGTGA
- the LOC132983252 gene encoding N-acetylglucosamine-1-phosphodiester alpha-N-acetylglucosaminidase-like isoform X1 — protein MATDSATRQFVLGLVLLSVQVFPLESNLTRSSTQADVLTPYKEGHGPSHSYRHVRDCQHVVHGRRTFETWPSGSHDALSVAESTVFISNEPGRTSRRVHGHMAFVHDPLKTVSVLEPGGPGGCGRSHRVTVQETAEAAGCLYALNAGFFNTSTDGCLGNVVSDGKLVRDSQGVQNAQFGIKKDGSLVFGFLSQEDVLDQSNPFVQLVSGVMWLLRNGEVYINQSLQAKCDKLVDQEVFRDFVDVLSARTAVGHDAQGNLVLFHVDGQTNERGMNLWEVAEFLKTNGVINAINLDGGGSSSFVINGTLASYPADKCKSDSRWRCARPVSTILCVHRRRCKPEKCSKNGKCVDGRCRCQEGWQGDACDSLTCQPAACSPHGVCTPGGCVCDSGWRGMNCSEECLPGFYGIGCRQTCICFNGASCNHVHGSCMCPPGFHSNFCEQVCPPGFFGVSCAERCQCDDRCSCNPLTGNCVFNIDDRLNKGRCLEKQLFTSWQDVYRDRPSQTNQTWLIVTVTLALFLLIRLAVHLLRASRRWFLFSYFPLSNISRQTPLAAVIQSL, from the exons atggcaacagactCAGCGACACGCCAGTTCGTTTTGGGGCTCGTGCTTCTCTCTGTCCAGGTTTTTCCGTTGGAGAGCAATTTAACAAg ATCCTCTACACAGGCGGATGTTCTGACGCCATACAAAGAAGGCCATGGCCCCTCCCACTCCTATCGCCACGTTAGAGACTGCCAGCACGTGGTCCATGGCAGGAGAACATTTGAGACCTGGCCCTCAGGTAGCCATGACGCCCTCTCTGTGGCCGAGTCCACTGTCTTCATATCAAACGAGCCAGGCAGGACGTCCCGCCGGGTCCACG GCCACATGGCGTTCGTTCACGACCCGCTGAAGACCGTGTCGGTGTTGGAGCCGGGAGGGCCGGGCGGCTGTGGGAGGAGCCACAGGGTGACGGTGCAGGAGACGGCGGAGGCTGCCGGGTGTCTGTACGCTCTGAACGCCGGCTTCTTCAACACCTCGACCGACGGTTGTCTTGGCAACGTGGTGAGCGACGGTAAACTGGTGAGGGACAGCCAGGGGGTGCAGAACGCCCAGTTTGGCATCAAGAAGGACGGCAGCCTCGTGTTTGG GTTTCTGTCCCAGGAAGATGTGTTGGACCAGTCGAACCCGTTTGTGCAGCTGGTCAGCGGTGTGATGTGGCTGCTGAGGAACGGGGAGGTTTACATCAACCAGAGCCTGCAGGCCAAGTGTGACAAACTGGTGGACCAGG AGGTGTTCAGGGATTTTGTGGATGTGCTGTCAGCGAGGACGGCGGTGGGTCACGACGCCCAGGGCAACCTGGTCCTGTTTCATGTGGACGGACAGACCAACGAACGAGG CATGAATCTCTGGGAGGTGGCAGAGTTCCTGAAGACAAACGGCGTAATCAATGCCATCAATCTGGACGGAGGCGGGTCTTCCAGTTTTGTTATCAACGGCACGTTGGCCAGCTACCCGGCGGACAAATG TAAATCTGACAGCAGGTGGCGCTGTGCTCGGCCTGTCTCCACCATCCTATGTGTTCACCGGCGGCGCTGCAAGCCGGAAAAATGCAGCAAAAACGGAAAGTGTGTGGACGGACGCTGTCGGTGTCAGGAGGGCTGGCAGGGAGACGCCTGTGACTCTCTAACGTGTCAGCCTGCAGCATGCAGTCCTCACGGCGTCTGCACACCGG gtgggtgtgtctgtgattcTGGATGGAGAGGAATGAACTGCAGCGAAG AGTGCCTACCAGGTTTCTACGGCATCGGCTGCAGACAGACCTGCATCTGCTTCAACGGAGCTTCCTGTAACCACGTCCATGGAAGCTGCATGTGTCCTCCTGGTTTCCACAGCAACTTCTGTGAACAAG tgtgtcctCCAGGTTTCTTCGGTGTGTCCTGCGCTGAGAGGTGTCAGTGTGACGATCGGTGCTCCTGTAACCCGCTGACAGGAAACTGTGTCTTCAACATCGACGACAGATTAAACAAAG GTCGATGTTTGGAGAAACAGTTGTTTACATCATGGCAGGACGTTTACAGAGACAGACCTTCTCAGACAAA TCAAACGTGGCTGATAGTCACCGTCACTCTGGCTCTCTTTCTGTTGATCCGACTGGCTGTTCACCTCCTGCGGGCGAGTCGGAGGTGGTTCCTCTTCAGTTACTTTCCCCTGAGCAACATCAGCAGACAGACGCCGCTCGCTGCAGTTATACAGAGTCTGTGA
- the LOC132983252 gene encoding N-acetylglucosamine-1-phosphodiester alpha-N-acetylglucosaminidase-like isoform X2, which yields MATDSATRQFVLGLVLLSVQVFPLESNLTRSSTQADVLTPYKEGHGPSHSYRHVRDCQHVVHGRRTFETWPSGSHDALSVAESTVFISNEPGRTSRRVHGHMAFVHDPLKTVSVLEPGGPGGCGRSHRVTVQETAEAAGCLYALNAGFFNTSTDGCLGNVVSDGKLVRDSQGVQNAQFGIKKDGSLVFGFLSQEDVLDQSNPFVQLVSGVMWLLRNGEVYINQSLQAKCDKLVDQEVFRDFVDVLSARTAVGHDAQGNLVLFHVDGQTNERGMNLWEVAEFLKTNGVINAINLDGGGSSSFVINGTLASYPADKCKSDSRWRCARPVSTILCVHRRRCKPEKCSKNGKCVDGRCRCQEGWQGDACDSLTCQPAACSPHGVCTPGGCVCDSGWRGMNCSEECLPGFYGIGCRQTCICFNGASCNHVHGSCMCPPGFHSNFCEQVCPPGFFGVSCAERCQCDDRCSCNPLTGNCVFNIDDRLNKGRCLEKQLFTSWQDVYRDRPSQTNFCLRHEHTE from the exons atggcaacagactCAGCGACACGCCAGTTCGTTTTGGGGCTCGTGCTTCTCTCTGTCCAGGTTTTTCCGTTGGAGAGCAATTTAACAAg ATCCTCTACACAGGCGGATGTTCTGACGCCATACAAAGAAGGCCATGGCCCCTCCCACTCCTATCGCCACGTTAGAGACTGCCAGCACGTGGTCCATGGCAGGAGAACATTTGAGACCTGGCCCTCAGGTAGCCATGACGCCCTCTCTGTGGCCGAGTCCACTGTCTTCATATCAAACGAGCCAGGCAGGACGTCCCGCCGGGTCCACG GCCACATGGCGTTCGTTCACGACCCGCTGAAGACCGTGTCGGTGTTGGAGCCGGGAGGGCCGGGCGGCTGTGGGAGGAGCCACAGGGTGACGGTGCAGGAGACGGCGGAGGCTGCCGGGTGTCTGTACGCTCTGAACGCCGGCTTCTTCAACACCTCGACCGACGGTTGTCTTGGCAACGTGGTGAGCGACGGTAAACTGGTGAGGGACAGCCAGGGGGTGCAGAACGCCCAGTTTGGCATCAAGAAGGACGGCAGCCTCGTGTTTGG GTTTCTGTCCCAGGAAGATGTGTTGGACCAGTCGAACCCGTTTGTGCAGCTGGTCAGCGGTGTGATGTGGCTGCTGAGGAACGGGGAGGTTTACATCAACCAGAGCCTGCAGGCCAAGTGTGACAAACTGGTGGACCAGG AGGTGTTCAGGGATTTTGTGGATGTGCTGTCAGCGAGGACGGCGGTGGGTCACGACGCCCAGGGCAACCTGGTCCTGTTTCATGTGGACGGACAGACCAACGAACGAGG CATGAATCTCTGGGAGGTGGCAGAGTTCCTGAAGACAAACGGCGTAATCAATGCCATCAATCTGGACGGAGGCGGGTCTTCCAGTTTTGTTATCAACGGCACGTTGGCCAGCTACCCGGCGGACAAATG TAAATCTGACAGCAGGTGGCGCTGTGCTCGGCCTGTCTCCACCATCCTATGTGTTCACCGGCGGCGCTGCAAGCCGGAAAAATGCAGCAAAAACGGAAAGTGTGTGGACGGACGCTGTCGGTGTCAGGAGGGCTGGCAGGGAGACGCCTGTGACTCTCTAACGTGTCAGCCTGCAGCATGCAGTCCTCACGGCGTCTGCACACCGG gtgggtgtgtctgtgattcTGGATGGAGAGGAATGAACTGCAGCGAAG AGTGCCTACCAGGTTTCTACGGCATCGGCTGCAGACAGACCTGCATCTGCTTCAACGGAGCTTCCTGTAACCACGTCCATGGAAGCTGCATGTGTCCTCCTGGTTTCCACAGCAACTTCTGTGAACAAG tgtgtcctCCAGGTTTCTTCGGTGTGTCCTGCGCTGAGAGGTGTCAGTGTGACGATCGGTGCTCCTGTAACCCGCTGACAGGAAACTGTGTCTTCAACATCGACGACAGATTAAACAAAG GTCGATGTTTGGAGAAACAGTTGTTTACATCATGGCAGGACGTTTACAGAGACAGACCTTCTCAGACAAA tttttgtctTAGACACGAGCACACTGAGTGA
- the ndufaf6 gene encoding NADH dehydrogenase (ubiquinone) complex I, assembly factor 6 isoform X1, with protein sequence MAAGISVKHGLLSSKTSLYHALHRNIVPHGVCIQRAASSTDFRVNEKFCLDLVRSRDYDGFMSSLLLPEEARRSSLALRAFNVELAQVKDSVSQKTIGLMRMQFWKTAIEEIYRDDPPNQPVSAELWRAVRKHYLTKRWLLRIITEREKDLEDRAYRNLQELEKYSENTQSSLIYLLLECLGVKDVHADHAASHIGKAHGIVTCLRATPHHSSRRKVYLPMDVCMLHGASQEDFIRGSREQNVRDVVYDIASQAHVHLQHARSFSSKIRGAATPAFLQTVVLEDYLQRVRRADFDVFNPSLQKRNPLLPLQLYFRSWKNTY encoded by the exons ATGGCAGCAGGCATCAGTGTTAAACATGGATTGTTGAGCAGTAAAACGTCACTTTATCACGCTTTGCACAGAAACATAGTTCCACATGGTGTTTGTATCCAGAGAGCGGCGAGCAGCACCGACTTCCGGGTCAACGAGAAGTTCTGTTTGGACCTGGTCAG gtccAGAGACTATGACGGCTTTatgtcctccctcctcctccctgaggaGGCGCGGCGCTCCTCTTTGGCTCTGAGAGCGTTTAATGTGGAGCTGGCACAG gTAAAGGACTCAGTTTCCCAGAAGACCATTGGTTTGATGCGTATGCAGTTCTGGAAGACGGCCATAGAGGAAATCTACAGAGACGATCCTCCGAATCAGCCGGTCAGCGCCGAGCTGTGGAGG GCGGTGAGGAAACATTACTTGACAAAGAGATGGCTGCTGaggatcataacagagaga gAGAAAGATCTGGAAGACCGAGCGTACAGAaacctgcaggagctggagaagtACTCAGAGAACACACAGTCGTCCCTGATATACCTGCTGCTGGAGTGTTTAG gggtGAAAGACGTCCACGCCGACCACGCGGCGAGTCACATCGGTAAAGCTCATGGAATCGTGACGTGTCTGAGAGCGACTCCTCATCACAGCAGCCGACGGAAAGTCTACCTCCCCATGGACGTCTGCATGCTG cacggAGCTTCTCAGGAGGACTTCATCCGAGGCAGCCGGGAGCAGAACGTCCGAGACGTGGTGTACGACATCGCCAGTCAGGCTCACGTCCATCTACAACac GCGCGATCATTTAGCTCCAAGATCCGAGGAGCTGCGACTCCGGCCTTCCTTCAAACG GTGGTGTTGGAGGACTACCTGCAGAGAGTGAGGAGAGCggattttgatgttttcaaCCCCAGTCTGCAGAAGAGAAACCCCCTGCTCCCCCTCCAGCTTTACTTCCGGTCTTGGAAGAACACCTACTGA
- the ndufaf6 gene encoding NADH dehydrogenase (ubiquinone) complex I, assembly factor 6 isoform X2 yields MSSLLLPEEARRSSLALRAFNVELAQVKDSVSQKTIGLMRMQFWKTAIEEIYRDDPPNQPVSAELWRAVRKHYLTKRWLLRIITEREKDLEDRAYRNLQELEKYSENTQSSLIYLLLECLGVKDVHADHAASHIGKAHGIVTCLRATPHHSSRRKVYLPMDVCMLHGASQEDFIRGSREQNVRDVVYDIASQAHVHLQHARSFSSKIRGAATPAFLQTVVLEDYLQRVRRADFDVFNPSLQKRNPLLPLQLYFRSWKNTY; encoded by the exons atgtcctccctcctcctccctgaggaGGCGCGGCGCTCCTCTTTGGCTCTGAGAGCGTTTAATGTGGAGCTGGCACAG gTAAAGGACTCAGTTTCCCAGAAGACCATTGGTTTGATGCGTATGCAGTTCTGGAAGACGGCCATAGAGGAAATCTACAGAGACGATCCTCCGAATCAGCCGGTCAGCGCCGAGCTGTGGAGG GCGGTGAGGAAACATTACTTGACAAAGAGATGGCTGCTGaggatcataacagagaga gAGAAAGATCTGGAAGACCGAGCGTACAGAaacctgcaggagctggagaagtACTCAGAGAACACACAGTCGTCCCTGATATACCTGCTGCTGGAGTGTTTAG gggtGAAAGACGTCCACGCCGACCACGCGGCGAGTCACATCGGTAAAGCTCATGGAATCGTGACGTGTCTGAGAGCGACTCCTCATCACAGCAGCCGACGGAAAGTCTACCTCCCCATGGACGTCTGCATGCTG cacggAGCTTCTCAGGAGGACTTCATCCGAGGCAGCCGGGAGCAGAACGTCCGAGACGTGGTGTACGACATCGCCAGTCAGGCTCACGTCCATCTACAACac GCGCGATCATTTAGCTCCAAGATCCGAGGAGCTGCGACTCCGGCCTTCCTTCAAACG GTGGTGTTGGAGGACTACCTGCAGAGAGTGAGGAGAGCggattttgatgttttcaaCCCCAGTCTGCAGAAGAGAAACCCCCTGCTCCCCCTCCAGCTTTACTTCCGGTCTTGGAAGAACACCTACTGA
- the ndufaf6 gene encoding NADH dehydrogenase (ubiquinone) complex I, assembly factor 6 isoform X3 produces MWSWHRQVKDSVSQKTIGLMRMQFWKTAIEEIYRDDPPNQPVSAELWRAVRKHYLTKRWLLRIITEREKDLEDRAYRNLQELEKYSENTQSSLIYLLLECLGVKDVHADHAASHIGKAHGIVTCLRATPHHSSRRKVYLPMDVCMLHGASQEDFIRGSREQNVRDVVYDIASQAHVHLQHARSFSSKIRGAATPAFLQTVVLEDYLQRVRRADFDVFNPSLQKRNPLLPLQLYFRSWKNTY; encoded by the exons ATGTGGAGCTGGCACAGGCAG gTAAAGGACTCAGTTTCCCAGAAGACCATTGGTTTGATGCGTATGCAGTTCTGGAAGACGGCCATAGAGGAAATCTACAGAGACGATCCTCCGAATCAGCCGGTCAGCGCCGAGCTGTGGAGG GCGGTGAGGAAACATTACTTGACAAAGAGATGGCTGCTGaggatcataacagagaga gAGAAAGATCTGGAAGACCGAGCGTACAGAaacctgcaggagctggagaagtACTCAGAGAACACACAGTCGTCCCTGATATACCTGCTGCTGGAGTGTTTAG gggtGAAAGACGTCCACGCCGACCACGCGGCGAGTCACATCGGTAAAGCTCATGGAATCGTGACGTGTCTGAGAGCGACTCCTCATCACAGCAGCCGACGGAAAGTCTACCTCCCCATGGACGTCTGCATGCTG cacggAGCTTCTCAGGAGGACTTCATCCGAGGCAGCCGGGAGCAGAACGTCCGAGACGTGGTGTACGACATCGCCAGTCAGGCTCACGTCCATCTACAACac GCGCGATCATTTAGCTCCAAGATCCGAGGAGCTGCGACTCCGGCCTTCCTTCAAACG GTGGTGTTGGAGGACTACCTGCAGAGAGTGAGGAGAGCggattttgatgttttcaaCCCCAGTCTGCAGAAGAGAAACCCCCTGCTCCCCCTCCAGCTTTACTTCCGGTCTTGGAAGAACACCTACTGA